A part of Hippea maritima DSM 10411 genomic DNA contains:
- the pilM gene encoding type IV pilus assembly protein PilM, translating into MKAVFGKKGLVGIDVGHYFTKIVYFENKKGVIELISAFKERTPDGIVSAEGVDENIFSEFISTVFSENKIRNKNVAISLNSSTVISKTLSMPLVADEEMEQAIMWEAEQYAPFGMEHVNASYQLLERNEEKKEMTVLIAITKKDIIESYKRALKKAKLNLKIVDVDVFAVANAFFVNEPDKAKKHNLFVDVGHVSTKLVFTKNEIPVFSRYIDFGFSDMLDEASDVLEIKKEEIDLIFEPSYKDKEKKESFLNFINDKMVMLYTQIQNSITFYKANILDMEEDVENIVLVGCLGALTDRLNLEFAEELLKSKIITFNPFNFASKSGFSNESVVLEDSSFYTIASGLSLRGLDL; encoded by the coding sequence GTGAAAGCTGTGTTTGGTAAAAAGGGGTTAGTTGGAATCGATGTTGGCCATTACTTCACCAAGATTGTATATTTCGAAAATAAAAAAGGTGTGATAGAGTTAATAAGCGCTTTTAAAGAGAGAACACCTGATGGTATTGTTAGTGCAGAGGGTGTTGATGAAAATATATTTTCTGAATTTATTTCAACTGTATTTTCTGAAAATAAGATAAGAAATAAAAATGTTGCTATATCTTTGAATAGTTCTACTGTTATTAGTAAAACACTTTCTATGCCTTTGGTTGCAGATGAAGAGATGGAGCAGGCTATAATGTGGGAGGCAGAGCAGTATGCGCCATTTGGCATGGAGCATGTAAACGCCAGCTATCAGTTGCTTGAAAGAAACGAAGAGAAAAAGGAAATGACAGTTTTAATAGCTATAACGAAAAAGGATATAATAGAGTCCTACAAAAGGGCCTTAAAAAAAGCTAAGCTTAATCTAAAAATAGTAGATGTAGATGTTTTTGCGGTTGCAAATGCATTTTTTGTAAATGAGCCAGATAAAGCAAAAAAACATAATCTGTTTGTGGATGTAGGCCATGTATCAACCAAACTTGTGTTTACAAAGAATGAGATACCTGTATTTAGCAGATACATAGATTTTGGTTTTTCAGATATGTTGGATGAGGCTTCCGATGTATTGGAAATAAAAAAGGAAGAAATAGATTTGATATTTGAGCCCTCTTATAAAGATAAGGAAAAAAAAGAAAGTTTTTTGAACTTTATAAATGATAAAATGGTTATGTTATACACGCAAATCCAAAATTCCATAACATTTTACAAGGCCAATATATTGGATATGGAAGAGGATGTCGAAAATATTGTTTTAGTTGGTTGTTTAGGTGCTTTAACAGATAGATTGAATCTTGAATTCGCAGAAGAACTATTAAAATCTAAAATTATAACATTTAACCCATTTAACTTTGCTTCGAAATCGGGATTTTCCAATGAGAGTGTGGTCTTGGAGGATAGTTCATTCTATACCATAGCAAGCGGATTGTCGCTGAGAGGTTTAGATCTATGA
- a CDS encoding PilN domain-containing protein yields MIKINLLGKEEIRQKKASFALDVPLSIVIIISVFLIEIVGLGVFTYMTNDKIDRMTTERNNLSRLEKEVRRIKARISEVKRMVKAVKSLEKDRGKAAMILAEIANTMPEGFNQISNSAIKTYGGGLWLVSVSKNGKVIKIKGKSFTPEAVADYMIRLGTLKNVEKVRFDGSGLKKLSGHGGVDVYSFSIVVTLKG; encoded by the coding sequence ATGATAAAAATAAACTTATTAGGAAAAGAAGAAATAAGGCAAAAGAAGGCATCGTTTGCCTTAGATGTTCCATTGTCTATTGTAATTATAATTTCTGTTTTTTTGATTGAGATAGTAGGTTTAGGTGTTTTTACCTATATGACAAATGACAAGATAGATAGAATGACCACAGAGAGAAACAATCTAAGCAGGCTTGAAAAGGAAGTTAGAAGGATTAAGGCCAGAATAAGTGAAGTTAAGAGAATGGTAAAAGCTGTTAAGTCTTTAGAGAAAGATAGAGGTAAGGCTGCCATGATTCTTGCTGAAATTGCTAATACTATGCCTGAGGGCTTTAATCAAATCTCAAATTCCGCTATAAAAACATACGGCGGCGGTTTATGGCTTGTTAGTGTTTCAAAAAATGGAAAAGTTATTAAAATTAAAGGAAAGAGTTTTACACCAGAGGCTGTAGCGGATTATATGATACGTTTAGGAACACTAAAAAATGTAGAAAAAGTTAGATTTGATGGAAGTGGTTTGAAAAAGTTAAGTGGTCACGGTGGGGTTGATGTCTATTCATTTTCTATAGTCGTAACACTGAAGGGTTAA
- a CDS encoding type 4a pilus biogenesis protein PilO: protein MKDLDTRKIIIFIVLGVTLIGGLWYYFYYKDASDKIDRLSKDIERLYKYKRQLPKLKAQYKAAQVEFKKYSSKLPLKEEIPSLLVKLNGIIKKEDVVLLSFNPKNAIKSKDGLYYIKPIDIRIRSTYVNCGNVFEKVAKMDRLFKVKNFSISRPEIVSSSKVLLDVKFSAETYYFKR from the coding sequence ATGAAAGATTTGGATACAAGAAAAATTATTATATTTATTGTTCTTGGTGTGACCTTAATAGGTGGATTGTGGTATTATTTTTATTATAAAGATGCCTCAGACAAAATAGACAGACTATCTAAAGACATCGAAAGACTCTATAAATATAAAAGACAATTGCCAAAACTCAAAGCGCAATATAAAGCAGCCCAAGTTGAATTTAAAAAGTATTCGTCTAAGTTGCCGCTAAAAGAAGAGATACCTTCACTCCTTGTTAAGCTCAATGGCATAATAAAAAAAGAAGATGTAGTTCTCTTGAGCTTTAATCCAAAGAACGCTATTAAGTCCAAAGATGGTCTCTATTATATAAAACCCATAGATATACGAATAAGAAGCACTTATGTAAACTGCGGAAATGTGTTTGAAAAAGTGGCTAAAATGGATAGATTATTTAAAGTGAAAAACTTTTCAATAAGTAGACCTGAGATAGTCAGTAGTTCTAAGGTGTTGTTGGATGTTAAGTTTTCCGCAGAAACATACTATTTTAAAAGGTAA